The nucleotide window CCACGGCGGTGGCTATCGGGACCGCGCCTAGTTCGGGACCAGCTACCTTGTTGAAGTCAAGGCCAAGCTCCTTGGCTTTTTGAATTATAAGCTCCGCTATGAGCCCAAGGGCTTCGGGGTTCGTTATGAGCTTCTTAACGTCTATGTAGTAGTTGCTTTCCTTTCCAGATGTCAAGATGAAGTGGCCAAACTGTATGCAACCTTCCTCGAATATTAGGTCTATAAGGCGCTCCCTGCTCATATTCTCACCTAAGGCTAATTAGGGGAGAGATGTTTAAAAACCATCAGGTCGACTGAAAACTTTATAAACGGCCCCCATGAACCACACACGAGACGGGGTAACGACCCCGTGGGTGCCGAGTTGTGGTTTTAAAACCTCTCAGAGGTGATTGGAATGGTTCAGAAGGCTCACAGCTTTAGGAGAAAGACCAGGAAGAAGCTTCGCAAGCACCCGAGGAGGAGGGGCCTTCCCCCGCTCACCAGGTTCCTCCAGGAGTTTGAAGTTGGCCAGAGGGTTCACATAGTCATAGAGCCGAGCTACCACAAGGGCATGCCTGACCCGAGGTTCCATGGAAGGACAGGAGTCGTCGTTGGAAAGAGGGGTGACGCCTACATAGTTGAGGTGACGGATGGGGGCAAGGTTAAGACGCTCTTCATTCATCCAGTTCACCTAAGACCCCAGAAGTGACGAGCCATGATAGGCAGGAAGAGGCTTGCTGAGAGGTACATAACGATAGCAGAGGCCAAGGAGCTCCTCCTCAAAAGGCAGGAGGAGGATCTAAAGAAGGGCTTGGAGGAGCCGATGTTCTACGAGGCTAGGTTGGCCCTCGAACACGCTGAAAGGTTCGCCAAGGTTCCGGCGGAGAAGGCCAAGGAGATACGAGAGAGACTTATGTCGGAATTCGAGTGGATGGACGAAAGGCTTGCCAGCAAGATAATAGACATAATGCCTGAGGACAACTTTGACGTCCGCGTGATATTCGCCAAGGAAGAGTATCAACCAACCCCAGAGGAAGCCAAGAGGATAGTCGAAATACTTGACGAGTATAGGGAGTGACTTTTCCCTTTTATTCCTCTCGGTTCTTTTTGGCCTCGTAGTCGATAATCCACGTGAATGGAAAGGGTTTTATAGACTTTCGTTTTTAAAAACAAATCGGTGATTTGGATGAAAATCGTTGAAATAGATGTGAGGCTTCCCTGCAACAAGAGGGGAGCTCTCCTGAAGATGTTGTCTTCCAAGTTACGCGGGAAGATTAAAGAGGCCCATCTATATCCTCCTGACTCTAGGGGCTTCAGCGAGGTTCTCATAGAAGTTGAAACCGACGAAGACCCTTCTAGCATAATGTCTGAGCTCAGGAGAATACTCCATGGAGTTCCATTCAAGATAAAGGTCATGCAGGCATGAGAAAAATTTCAAGTCATGAGAATATTCTCAAGTATCTCTATAGCTTCTGCTATCCTTTTCTCGGGTTTTTCGTCCGTCTTAGGAAGCTCTAGGTTTATTATAACCCTCTCCTCCTTGCCTTCTTCCTCTATGTCATAGAGCTCCAGCTCCTCGACGTTGACGTCCTCGAACAGCGTCTCGAGCTCGGGAGTCAAAAGCTTTCTATTGTTGCCGTAGACCTCCACCCTAACTACGTCGTCCCTCGAAGAGACCAGTATGGCTATTTCGTAGTCCCCGACCTTCTTGGTAAACCTGACTACGTCCCCGTAGCTCATGGACTCCTCTCTGAAGCCCATCTCAGTTAGGGCTTTCCTAATTCTCTCAACCTTGTTCTTCATCCTCCTGAGGAGCTTCTCCCTAAGCTTAGCGCTCTCCTCAAGGGCCTTCTTAATTCCCTCACCAACTCTCTCGATGTCTCCCTCCCATATGCCGATGAGCTTGAGTCCAGAGGTTGAGGACCTAATTTCCAGCTTTATCTCGTCGGTATCGAAGTCGGATAGGTCATCTATTTTGAGCTCGCCGAGACGGAGGATTTCAAACTCTATTCTCACGGAGTTACCAAAGGTGCTTCCTCTGAATTTCACAGGGCCATCACCAAATGGGGGAAGTCCCGGAGTGTTTAAAAAGGTTGCTGGGGAAAGGGGCTGGGGATGAAGATGAGGATAGGCAAGGTCGAACGCCTGATACTAAATAAGTTGGAAAATAGTAAGCTCCACTTTGTGCTCATAGACCCGGATGACGTTCCGCCTAAGACCGCGGGAAGACTGGCGGCCCTCTGCGAGGAAACGGGTGTAGATGCCATAATGGTAGGGGGTTCCACCGGGGCAGAAGGAGAAGTTCTTGATAGTGTAGTTAAAGCTATAAAGGAGGCTTCAGGTTTGCCGGTTATACTCTTTCCAGGCTCCCACGGTGGGATAAGTAAATACGCTGACGCAATATTCTTTATGAGCCTGCTCAACTCGCGGAACCCCTTCTTCATAACGGGGGCTCAGGCTCTGGGAGCCTTCACGGTCAAGCGCTACGGTCTAGAACCAATCCCCATGGCCTACATCGTCGTGGAGCCGGGTGAGACCGTGGGATGGGTGGGTGATGCAAAGCCCATCCCGAGGCACAAGCCGAAGCTTGCAGCTGCATATGCCCTTGCAGGTCAGTACCTCGGGATGCGCTTGGTTTATTTGGAAGCTGGTAGTGGAGCTCCTGAGCCCGTACCCCCCAAGATGGTCAAGGTAGTGAAGGCGGCCATAGATGTGCCTCTCATAGTTGGAGGAGGGATAAGGAGGGGTGAGCAGGCAAGGAAACTTATTGAGGCCGGCGCTGACATAATAGTCACGGGAACTGCCATAGAAAAATCAAGTTCCCTTGATGAGGCTAGAAAGAAGCTCGAAGAGATAAATAGGGCAATTAAATCCGTTTGTCCTTGACTTTCTTTATCACGAACTCACAATGGGAGGCTCCTTGACCCTGGCACCTAACCTCTTTTCCTTCCCACTTCTCTCCCGTGAAATCTTCCACGAATTGGGCTATTGCACCGGCATAATTGACGTGGGCGTGGTAGGGGAACCTCTCTATTCTTGGGAAGAGATTTTTACCCCTGAGAACGATCAGCTCATCCGTCATCTGAACGAACTCGAGATGACCCCCTCCCAAGACTTTCGTCGTAGATAGCAGGCCCATCAGCGCATCCTCAAGGTTTTCGTGTTTTTTTCGAATAAGGCTACCGTATCCCTTGAACTCCCACTTACCCCATAAGTATAGGAATCTCTCTCCCTCCTCAGGTCCAAGATAATTATAAACGAACTCTACTAGAGAGGCTTCGCTCTCCTCTACGACGATTTGGACCCTCTCAGTACCCAACCACAAATTACCCTCGTCGTCAAGTTTAAGGGAATTTTTCAGGACCTCCAGATTTTCATAAGCCTCGGATAAGGGAACTATTCCGTTTTTAGCCTTTGTATAGGGGAAGCAATTCTGAGGAGATGATAGGGGATATGGAGATCTCGCAACCTTTGCGGTACCCTCCCTAACGTCAATAACGTACTCGAAGGGCACCAAAAGGGTTGCGAGATCCTTGCTCGAGAATACGTCAGAGTTCAGGGAAGCTATCGTCTGGGCTCCGAACTTCTTTATGGAGTTCACAAGCCTAACCATGACTCGAACGTAAACCTTGGGATCAGCTTGGAGCGTATAGAGGATGCTTAGGTCGTCGAGAACGAGAAAGTTGTAACTATCCCTCACTATGCTATCGCGGATGAGCGCGGTGGTTATGCTGAGGTCGAGAGGATTGGGGAGGACATTTTCTTCTTTAGATATGGGGGTTGGGAAGTAGAGGTTTGAAAATCCGTCTATTATCTTGAGCTTACCTTCCTCGACAGCCTTCTCGTAGTCTATCCCGAACGATTTAAGCCACGAAAAGAGATGGCTTGGCTCTTGTCTAAATTCCACAAGCAGAATGCGGTAATCTTGACTCAGGAGGGAATAAACAAGGTTATGAAGAAAGAGCACGTTATCCCCGTCTAGGCCACCCACGACTGCCACATTGTATCCTTTTCTGAAGCCACCTCCAAGTATCTGGTCAAGTCTCTCCACGCCCGACTTTATGAACTCCCCCTCCATAACTCAGGACGAATTCACTATGGTGGTTAAAAATTTTTCTGAAGGCTAGATGTTTGCAAACTTCTGAAGGACCTTCTTGAGGATAGCTCCATGTTGATCTTCATTGTGCATCACGCTCTTCGCGATATCCTTTATCACGGGATGTTGAGCTTTCTTTTGGAGCTCTCCATAACATTTTTTCATTCTCTCTTCCATCTCAACGACCCTTGCAAGCTTCTCCCTTATTTCTTTGGCCTTATCCACGGGTAGGAGGGAGGGCTCTGGGAATCCCTTCACGAGTTCTTCAAGGACCTCCTCCGGTGGTATCCTGACTCCCAGCTTTTCAAGGTCGGGTGGCAGTAACAAGGCTGGGAGACCGGGAACTAAAGCTACGCCATTATCGAGCTCCAGAACTGACTCCCTTATGGGCTCTAGCTCAGGGTAGAAAGGCTCAAGGTGCTCTTTCAAGAGTTTAGTAGCCTCTCTATATGCCCTTTCGATTGCTAAGGCCAGTTCCCTGTGGAATATCTTGTCAACCGCGAGCCTCAAGACTACCCTCTTGAGCTCGGCATCTTCGGGATCTTTAAGTTCTTTCAAAAGGTCGATGTACTCCTTCAGAGCTCTCTCCTCTACCTCCCTTATTCCCTTAACGGTCCCCGCGAGTCCCATTCTCTCACCTCCACCTGATTTTATTAACCTTGAGTATTTAAAATTTCCGCCGGAAACCCTTTAAGGAGGTTAGGGAACTCAGGCCGAGGTGAGAGCATGAAAGTCGTAGTTCCTGACACGAGCGTGATAGTGGATGGCAGGCTCATCCAGTACCTCCGTGAGCTTGGCGAGAAGGTTAAGGTTGTCATTCCCGAGGCCGTGATTGCTGAGATTGAGCACCAGGCGAATGCGGGGAGAGCGATAGGTCACGTGGGTTTGGAGGAACTCAAGAAGCTTAGGGCGATGGCTGACGAAGGGAAGATACTTCTTGAGTTCTACGGCGAGAGGCCGGACTTCTGGCAGATAAAGAGGGCTAAGGCGGGCGAGATAGACCACATGGTTAGAGAGGTAGCGAGAGAGCTCAACGCGACACTCATTACGGGTGACCAAGTTCAGAGGGACATAGCGATAGCTAAGGGAATCGACGTTATCTACTTAGAAAGCCGCAAGGAGCCGAGGATGAGGCTCGAGGACTTCTTCGATGAGGAAACCATGAGCGTTCACCTGAAGGCAGGGATAAAGCCTCTGGCAAAGAAAGGAAGGCCGGGAGAGTGGAAGCTTGTTCCCGTGAGGGACGAGCCTCTGACGGAGGAGGAGCTTGAGGAGATTGCTGATGATATAATCGAGAGGGCGAGGAGGGATAGGGAGAGCTTCATCGAGCTTGACGAGCAGGGCGCTACGGTTGTCCAGCTTAGGAATTACCGCATAGTAATCGCTAAGCCACCCTTTGCCGACAGGATAGAGATAACGGCCGTGAGGCCAGTCAAGAAGCTGAGCATAGAGGACTACAACCTCAGCGAGAAGCTTATGGAGAGACTAAGGGAGAGGGCCGAGGGAATACTCGTGGCGGGCCCACCTGGAGCCGGAAAGACGACTTTTGTTCAGGCTCTTGCCGAGTGGTATGCCTCCATGGGCAAGATAGTGAAGACAATGGAGAAGCCCCGCGACCTCCAAGTGAGTGAGGAGATAACCCAGTACACGGCCCTCGGAGGAAGCATGGAGAAAACGGGTGACATACTGCTCCTCGTGAGACCCGACTACACAATATTCGACGAGATGAGGAAGACGAGCGATTTCCTGATATACGCCGACCTTCGTTTAGCGGGCGTGGGAATGGTCGGTGTGGTGCACGCGACGAAGCCGATAGATGCAATTCAGCGCTTTATCGGTAGGATAGAGCTCGGAATGATACCGCAGATCGTTGATACTGTGATATTCATCAAGGCTGGCCGCGTTGCTAAAGTTCTGACTCTCGAGTACAAGGTCAAGGTACCCAGCGGCATGAAGGAAGAGGACCTAGCAAGGCCGGTTATAGAGGTCAGGGACTTTGAAACCGGGGAGCTCGAATACGAAATATACACCTTCGGCGAGGAAGTGAGCGTCGTCCCGGTCAAAAAGGAGGAAAAGGCTCCGGCATTAAGGCTTGCCGAGAAGAAGCTCAAGCAGGAGATAAAGAAGTTCTTGCCAGATGTTTACGCCGATGTCGAGATCATAAGCCCGCACAAGGCGGTCATATACGCGGACGAGTTCGACATCCCAGCGATAATAGGGAAGAAGGGCAAGAGGATAACCGAACTGGAGAAGAGGCTCGGAATAAGCATAGAGGTCAAGAGCTTCGCTGAGAAGGCACCGGAACCTAGGGAAAAGATCCCTGTGGACATCGAAGAGAAGAAGAAGAGCATAGTGCTGAGGGTCTCGCCGGACTACGCCAAGAGGCCCCTCAGATTCTATGGTGGCGGTGAGTACATATTCACCGCCACGCCGAGCAAGAAGGGCATAGTAAAGGTTGCCAAGAACACGCCCATAGGCAGGGAGCTCAAGAGACTCATAGATGAGGGCGTGGATATATGGGCCTCCCCCTAAATTTTCTCCACAACCATCCACTTCAAGCCCAGCCGTCTTAGTATTTCCTTTATCTTTTCGTCGGGCGGCTCATCAAACCTGTAGAGGTTGGTTCCCACGGAAACATCGCTCGCCCCGAAGCCAGGCACGGGTTCTCCGAACTCCGCGACCCCCCGGGAGAGCTCCTCCTCTATTCTCTTCTCGCTCGGGACCAAGTATGCCCTAAGGAGCTCGGCCTGCATCAGGAGGTAGTCTATGTGCCAGTGAGGCCTTTTCTCCTTCCTGAAGTGTCGAGCGATCCGACCCTCTAGGGAGTTCATGGCCGAACCCACGTAAACGTAGTAGCCAGCTCGGAGAAAGAAATTTCTGCCCTTTGTCTTTACATGGAAGTCCTCGGGAAGGAACAGGATGAGAAAATATCCCCCCTTCATCTCCCCGTGGTAACGTTGAAAAGAACTCCAAACGTCCCCAAGGTCGAGTTCACGTAGAACTCTCCTTCGATCCTCCACTCTATTTCCTCTAGTCTGCCATTCATTATGGCCCTGATTATCCCAGTGGGCATCGTGGGGTATCTCACCTCGAAAGTGCCCTTGAGTTTGATGGAGCTCCCAGCGGGTATCAGGATAATCCTGCTAATCTTGTAAGTGCCAATAGGGGTGTCGTTGGCAAATAGGGTGTATTCAAAGCCGTCTATCCTGACGCTCCGGTCTGTTGGATTATCTATTGTTACCGTGGCCACTAGAATAGCCCCATCCACGGATGCTTCCTCAACCTTTACCTCACTGAGCTCAATCTTGCAATCCTTTACAGGACCAACTGCAAAGTATTGGATGGCCAAGTATCCAAAATTTATTAGGGGAATGGCCATTATGAGACTCACGAGCACCAAAAGGCTACGTTTCATCCTCTTCCACCCTTAGTTTCAGGCCCGTATGTTCTTGCTTTATCCTTTCCACCTTCTCGGAAATTTCCTCACTGAGCCTTCTAAGCTTCTCGGCGAGGCCCTCTAACTCCTTTATTGCCTCCTCGAAGGCTTTCTCCATCTCCTCTATTTCTTCCATGGCCTGAGCTAGCCTCTCTTCTTCCTCTTTCCTGTAAACCTCTATCTGAAGGGAGTCGTAGTTCCAGATTATCTTTCCGTCCTGAATCTCAAAATCCACGCTAATCCTGACGACGTCTTCTTTTTTCACGCCAACCTCTCTAAACTTCTCGAAGATTGATTGATTTAGCTCTCCAGCAGCTCTCACGACCTCCTCGGGATTAACCTTGCCCCTCGTTATTGCAAAGAGCACTCTCCTAACCTTGTTGGCGTATCCAGAGGCCCGCACATAGCCAGTCATTAGCTTAGGCACGGACATCACCGTATAATTTTTAGCCACGCAGTCTATAAATCCTTATTGGTGAACCCCAGTGAACATCTTAATATTTGGTCCACCAGGGAGTGGAAAATCAACCCAGGCACGAAAGATAGTCGAGAAGTATGGCCTAACCTATATAGCCTCGGGCGATCTAATAAGGGCAGAAATATCGGCCGGAACGTCTCTCGGAAAGGAGATGGAGGCTTATCTGGCTCGGGGCGATCTAATTCCGGACACCGTCGTTAACACCCTGGTGATCTCAAAGCTCAGAAGAGTCAGGGAGAACTTCATAATGGATGGTTATCCGAGGACGCCGGAGCAGGTAATAGCCCTCGAAAACTATCTCTACGACCACGGCATCAAGATAGACGTGGCCATCGATATATTCATCCCCAAAGAGGAGAGCATTAAAAGGATATCGGGAAGGCGGATATGCTCTCAATGTGGAGCAGTATATCATGTCGACTTCAATCCACCAAAGGTGCCGGGAAGATGTGACGTCTGTGGTGGCAAGCTCATCCAGAGAGAGGACGACAGACCCGAGATAGTCGCGAAGCGCTATGATATATACACGGCCAACATGACGCCTATAATAAAGTTCTACCAGAAGCAGGGGATATACGTCCGGATAGAGGGGTGCGGCACTATAGGAGAAGTTTGGGAGAGAATAAGGCCCCTTCTCGACTACATTCACAATCTAGAGTCCCGATGAAGTATCCGAAAGGTTTTTCTTCTTCCCTATCTATCTCGGAGGGGCGATGATTTGACTCCGGAAAACCTGAGCTGATGATGACGTCCAGCCCGAATGAGCCGGGGTGGGAGGATGTTTCGCTTCGAGATAAAGGCGAGGGATGCCGCTGGAAGGATTGGGAGGCTTGAGGTTAACGGGAAAAGGATTGAAACGCCTGCGATAATGCCCGTTGTTAACCCGAAGCAACTCATCGTGACTCCGAGAGAGCTTGAGGAGATGGGCTTCGGGATAATAATCACTAACTCCTACATCATCTACAAGACTCCCGAGCTGAGGGAGAGGGCCCTTAAGGAGGGAATCCACCGACTGCTAGACTACAACGGAATCATAGAGGTGGATTCCGGCTCCTTTCAGCTTATGCGCTATGGGGGTGTCGAGGTCACCAACAGGGAGATAATCGAGTTTCAGCACAAAATAGGGGTTGATATAGGGACGTTCCTCGACATCCCTACACCTCCCGATGTTCCACGCGAAAAGGCTGAGGAGGATCTTAAGATAACGCTTGAGAGGGCGAGAGAGGCCGAGGAGATGAAGGAGATACCAATGAACGCAACCGTCCAGGGCTCCACGTATCTCAACCTAAGGACGCTCGCCGCAAGAAGGCTTAGTGAGATGAACTTCGAAATACACCCCATAGGGGCTGTTGTTCCCCTTATGGAGTCCTACCGCTTTAGGGAGCTCGTAGATGTTGTCATTGCGGCGAAGCTTGGCCTTAGACCAGACAGACCGGTGCACCTCTTCGGCGCTGGTCATCCTATGATATTCGCCCTCGCCGTGGCCATGGGGGTGGACCTCTTCGACTCCGCCTCTTATGCCCTCTACGCCAAGGACGACCGCTATCTAACTCCAGAAGGAACGAAGCACCTAAATGAGCTCGAGTACTTCCCCTGCTCCTGTCCCGTATGTAGCCGCTACACTCCCCAGGAGCTCAGAGAGATGCCAAAAGAGGAGCGGATGAGGCTCTTGGCAATCCATAACCTCTGGATGCTCAGGGAGGAGCTCAACCGTGTGAAGCAGGCCATAAGGGAAGGAGAGCTCTGGAAATTAGTTGATGAGAGAGCGAGAGCCCATCCTAAGCTTTACGCGGCCTACAAGAGGTTGCTCGACTACTACAAATTCTTGGAGGAGAACGAACCCATTACAAAAAAGTCGGCCCTGTTCAAGGTGAGCGAAGAAACCCTTAGATGGCCCATCGTGAGGAGGGCGAGGGAGAGAGCTGAGCGCGTGAAAGAGATTTTCCCCGAGACCTTGAGGCACCCAATATTCGGTGAGATTCCCAAGTACCTCTCGCTTAGCTATCCATTTGCTCAGAGCGAGGCCGAGGAGGATTTCACCATCGAGAGGCCGTCGAGAATGGATGCCAAGAAGTACGTGATGGCCATAGCTGAGTACCAGTTCGGCCCCGGGGCAGGAGAAGCCTTCAAGGATGCCTTCGTTGAGCTCTCTAAGAAAACGGGGATGCCGAGGCAAGTTAAGGCCAAGGGCGTCCATCTGGCCACGGTCAGGGCTGACGATGGCCTCCTGACGCTCGGCATCGAGGGGGCTAGGAGGCTTCATACCGTTCTGCCTTATCCCAGGATGCGCGTCGTGGTGAGCGAGGAGGCGGAGCCCTTTGTGAGGGAGGGCAGGGACGTCTTCGCAAAATTCGTGCTCTTTGCTGACCCAAACATACGGCCCTACGACGAGGTTCTTGTGGTGAACGAGAGGGATGAGCTCTTGGCGACGGGTCAGGCCCTGCTTAACGGCAGGGAGATGGTTGTCTTCACGACGGGAAGGGCCGTGAGGGTGAGGAGAGGAATAGCTCAAAGGACGCAGCACTCATAGAGTATTTCCACTTCCCTAACAGTCTTCGCCCACCCAAGGACATTCTTCGGTGGGTTCGTCAGTCTGTCGATGTCCGCTAAAATAGCTTTCCTATCAAACTCCTCTCTCCATCTTCCGAAGGGCCTCATGCACCCTACGCTTATCTCGCCCCCAAAGTGTTCGCGGGCGTATTCTACGACCCTAATTGTCTCATCAACGCCAGGTTTTGGAACGCCCTCCATCTCAGTTCCCTTTGTGGGTATCAGGACGTTAAGGACGAGGACATCTATCGGGTACTGGGCGAGCGTGTCGATGGCACTAAACTCCCAGTGAATCCTGCCGAAGTCGAGCCCTATAGTTATGTGCGGCGCCACCTTTATCTTGTTCTCTGTGAGGAGCTCCAGAATTCGAAGGTAGTCCTTCACGGTCTTGTCTATCTTGTAGACGCGCCTTATCACGTCATCATTGCCCACGAAGTCGAGGGAAACGATGTCCACGTATCTCAGCCACTCTAAATCGTCTTCATCGATAAAGCCCACGTGGGCGTTTAGCTTCAGGCTCGTCTCCCTCTTTATCGCCTTTATCTCCTCCGCGAACCTATCGAGGGGAACCTTGAGCCGCTCGTCGAGGCCACCGCTCAGCAGGCAACCCATGTATCCTTCTCGCTCAAGTGCCTTACAATAGTCCACGAGGTTTCTCCGCGTAACCTTCAGCATTCCCTCAAGGTAGTGATGATCACAGTGGGCACAGTTGAGATGGCAGTAGTTTCCCGTGACCGATATCGGGGGAAACTTCACGCTTGGAATGTAGACCTTGAGCTTTCTCATCCAAGAACCTCCCTCAAATCCCTCAGGAACGCCTCCAAGTGGTCTTTCCTCACGTGGGGCATCATGACTATCCTTATGTAGCCCCTGTGGGCACTTACACCCCAACCCCTCCCCTTCAGGACCCTCTCAACACGGGGCAGGTTCTTAGTCTTGAAGGCCACTATGTTGAGCATGGGTTCCCTAACGAGCCACGCTCCAGCGGTGTTCTTAATCTCTTGGGCGAACCACCTAGTGAGCTCCATCGCCCTGGCGACTATCTCCTTGTAGCCCTCGAAGCCGAGGTGCTTTATGAGGGCCCACACAGCCAGCGCGCTTGCCCCCGGCCTCGTACCAGTTATAGTGGCCTGCCACACCTTTCCCCCAGCCAGATAGGGGGCCAGAACGCTTATCACCTTGATGAACTTCTTCCTCCTGAATATTATCCCCCCGGCAGGAATGGGGGCCATGCCCATCTTGTGGGGGTCTATGGTCACGCTCTGAACTCCCTTCAGCCTGAAGTCGAAGTCAGGCAGGTCGTAGCCGAGGGCTTTCGCAAAGGGTATCACGAAGCCCCCAAAGGCAGCATCGACGTGAAGGGGGACGCCGTAGTCCCGAGCCAGATCGCTGAGGGCCGGGATGTCATCCACGACGCCCAGCCCAGTAGTTCCCGCTATGCCAACGATCCCTATCGTGTTGTCTCCTATCTTGCTCTCTACATCTCTCACATCCACCGTGTAATCGCTCTTAAGCTCAGCCCAAACGAGTTTCACGCCGAGCATTTCACCGGCCTTTATGAATGAGAAGTGGGCACTCTTCGGTAGTATAAGTTCGGGCTTCTCGACGTCGGCCATGTTGCGGAAAGCTCGAACGGCCAGTATATTGGCCTCCGTTCCCCCGGAGACTATGTGGCCGTATGCCCTTTCGAGGTGGAGAAGGTCACCAAGCATCTGAACGGCTTCCCTCTCTATCCTCCTGCTCCCCACGTGAAGCCCCGGGTCACCAAGATTCCTGTCTATGAACCTGCAGAAGACCTTGATGGCGAGTGGATGGGGCATAGTACACATAGACCCTAAGATCCTGCCTGAGTCAAACGTGAGATCTTCCCGAGTTAGCCTCTCCAGCTCCTCCAAAACTTCCTCTTCATCCATTCCCCTCTCCGGAAATCGCATGGTCTCACCACGCCTCCATATTTCGATGGCCGTTTAAAGTTTACCCTACAAGCCAGAGAGCAACAGCTACGGCGAGCTGATTCGAGAAGTTGTCGTCTGGTGGCAGTTCGTAGAGCTCTGCCACGGTCCCGACAAGGGAACCTAAAACGGCGGGAAAGATGCCAACTAGGGGCGTCAGAATCAGAAGGCCAGTCACGAAGTAAGCGAGGCTCCCTTCGAGGCTCTTCCCATTGCGGAATCTGTGCCTTCCGAAGGGCTTGCCAATTATCGCCGCCATGGCATCGCCTAGGGTCGCGAGGGTTATGCTTCCAAGAGCAACCTCCCTCGGAAAGAGCAAAACCACGAGGAAAGCCGCGCTTGTGAAATATATGTGGGCTCCGATTCCCCTCCTCTCGTGTTCTCTGGCTATGCCATCTATTTCCCTCTCCAGCTTTTCAACGACGTGGTTTGGAAGGCCGAGTTTCCGCTTTGCCCTCTCCCTGAGATCTTCGATGACGCGGAAGGGTTCGAGGGCCAGAAAGATGACGAGGGCAAAAGCCGTGAAGAAAAGGGCCGCATGTCTGCCGAGTAGGAGATATACGAGGGGCACGCTCAGACCTGTTAAATGGAGGGCCTTCCGTTTAATCTCAAGCTTTATGCTCACGTTCTATCACCTCTAAGGCCTCAGAGAGGTTCTTAACGACGAAATCGGCATGTCTTGCCTTTCTTCCTTTGAAGTACCCCCTTCTCACAAGTATCGTCGTCGCGCCGATGCTCTTGCCACCCTTCATGTCCGTCTCGTCCCTGTCACCCACAACGAACATCCTTCTCTCCTTTGGAAACATTCTCTTCGCGAGGATGAAGTTGTGGGGCTCGAACTTCGTGTGACCCGTCTCCCCGCTTATTATGACACCATCGAGATACCTAGCAATGCCAAGATGCTCTATCTTCCGCCTCTGCCACCTCGCCGAGGAGTCCGTGACGAGAACGATCTTTGCTCCCATCTCCTTCAGTCCTCTTAAGAATGGTTCTGCGTCTGGGTAAAGGTGGAGGTGCGAAAAGAAAGCCTTGTCAAACTCCTCGGCTATATCACTGTAATTCTCTCCCTTATAAATCCTCCCCATAACCTTCTGGACTATCTCGTCGAGGCCAAGAAGGTGGAGCTCCCTCATCTCCTCTAGTTCCTTATACCTCCTCGAGGCGACGTAGAGAAATGCTCTGAACTTTCTCAGCCTGAATATTCTGGGAAGTAGCCTTATGGCGGCCTTCTTGGCTGCCTCCCACGTGTTGCAAAGGGTGTCGTCGAGATCTACTATCACAAGCATCGCTCTCGGTTGAAGTATATGAGGACTTTAAAAATGCTTTTGGCAAAAGCC belongs to Pyrococcus yayanosii CH1 and includes:
- a CDS encoding HAD family hydrolase, which codes for MLVIVDLDDTLCNTWEAAKKAAIRLLPRIFRLRKFRAFLYVASRRYKELEEMRELHLLGLDEIVQKVMGRIYKGENYSDIAEEFDKAFFSHLHLYPDAEPFLRGLKEMGAKIVLVTDSSARWQRRKIEHLGIARYLDGVIISGETGHTKFEPHNFILAKRMFPKERRMFVVGDRDETDMKGGKSIGATTILVRRGYFKGRKARHADFVVKNLSEALEVIEREHKA